In Candidatus Berkelbacteria bacterium, the DNA window AATTAAGGCTGAATTTAAAAAACTAAAAATCGCCAGCTCAAAAGCCGAGAGTGCGCCGCGACCGCTTGAGCCTTTGCCCATACCGGAGCGGATCGAGACCAGTACCGTCGTTAACAAGAATATTCCCGCTGAAATTGTAAAAGGCGAGGCGTTGGCTTTAATGAATAGCTGGTTGCCGATTGTTTTATCGCCTTGGAAGAACTGCTGCAGCGGCGCGCCCAACACCTGCGCCATCACGATACCGGCGTAAATCGCCAGTAACGTCACCACAACCTTATCGCGCTGCAACACGAAGCTGTAGCCGATCGAAACGATGAAAAATATTGCTAAAAACAGATCCCAGCTTGGTACGGTTTGCACTCTTCTTTCCCTCCGCTACTACTTTCTCTAGTTTCAGGAGGAGTGTCAATTAGCGTTGCAGATTGCGGAGTTGCTCGTACAGATCACGTTCTTCGCGTGAGGGGCGCTTGGGGATTTCAATATGGATAACAACCGTCAAATCTCCCCGACCGCGGCGAGTTTGGGCGCCTTTGCCACGAAAACGAAAAGCCGCGCCTTCGGGTGTGCCGGGTGGAATCTTCAGCTCGATCTCATCGCCAAAATTGGTTTTGAAACGAACCGTGTCGCCAAGCACCGCTTGCGGGATCGAAACTGCCAATTGAACCTGGACTTGAGAGAAGGCTGATTCGAACAAATCCTCAAAAATTGAGCCAAAACCTCCGCCGCCCTGACCACTAAAACTGCTGAAGTCGAAACCCCCAGCTTGACTCCCGAAACCGCTTTGGCTGCCAAAACCGGCTCCGGCCCGTGCCCCAGCGTGGCCGAACTGATCGTACTGGGCTCGTTTGTTTTTATCCCCCAGTACCTGGTAGGCCTCGTTTATTTCCTGGAACGCCGCCTTATCCCCACCTTTGTCGGGATGTAATTTGTGCGCTTTCGAACGGTAGGCCTTTTTAATTTCGCCATCGCTGGCACCGCGGGGAACACCTAAAACTTCGTAAAAATCTCGAGCCATATTTTCGATATTTTACCCTAAAAATGTCAAGTTTGCTTTACAGAGTATAATGAATTCATGGATAAGGAAAATATTACAACCTCTTTTGAGCTACCGAATAAGAAAATTGTTAAAAATTTCGGCCTAGTCCGCGGCATAACCGTTCGCTCCCGATCGATTTTTGGGACAATCGGCGGCTCGCTGCAGACCATTCTTGGCGGCAATATCACCCTGTTTACCGAGCTGTGTGAGAAAACGCGCCAGGAAGCCTATGCCCTGATGGTCAAACACGCGGAAGAGATGGGCGCCAACGGCATTGTTATGGTTCGCTATGACGCCAACGAAGTTATGAGCGGTGTAACCGAAGTGCTCTGCTACGGCAGTGCAGTGGAGGTTGAATAATGGACGAGGTAAAAAAAGTTAAAGTGAATATGCCTAGAGGCATTACGATCGTAAACCGTTACAAAGGACCGGGCGGTGGCGCTTATTTCCTGGGTTTCCTAGGGGCTTTCATTTACTACATGCAAACGGCGGCTACTTTCGGCGATGGTGTTATCGGATTTCTAAAAGCCCTTGTCTGGCCGGCGTTTTTGGTTTATCACATCTATAAATTCTTGGGGCTCCAGTAGAATTTAGGCCTAAACCACCGATACCTCACCGTTTTCCACAACTAAATACGTTGCTACCGGGGGTTCGAATATCCCGGAATTTGCGAAATGGTTTTCCTTGTCAACGACTGCCAAATGGCTGTGAGCGCAAATTAGCCAGTGTTCTTTAGGCAAATTGGTGTTTTTCCAGGCAATCATCTTTTCGTTGTCCTTTCGGTAGATGTGTAAAAACGGCTTGCCGAAGTTTTGTATACAAAAGCGCTCAATTTTTACCGCGATCTCATAGAACCAGTAAAAATAGGCGATTCGAGGCAGGCGCATGTCTAAAGTCGGGGCAAGTTTGTCGCCATGGCGGACATGGAACGTGACGCCGTTTTGAATAAAATCGTATTCGTTACTTGTCAAAACTGAAAACTCGTTCGTTCGCGAGTCATTTTTATATTCCCGGTCGTGGTTGCCGTAAAGGTAAACTGCCTCCTTGTTTTTGAATAAGCCAAAAAGCTTTCTCCAGTCGAAGGTTAGAAATTCTTCCAAAGTGTAAGCAAAACCTTCCCAAAGATCGCCGTTAATTATTAGCTTGTCAGCTGGACTCACGGCGCTATTAATTTGGGCGAATTTTATCTCGTTAAACTTTTTACCTAAATGTAAGTCGGAAATTATTACCACCTTTTTCCCGCTGAGGTCTTCCGGTGTCATTGCTTTGCAATTTTACTACAAAGCGGTCCAGCATAAGAGGAATGGGGAGGGTACAGGAATCCGCCCGGCGAGTGCCGAGCGGATCTAGTGCGGCCAAAGCACCCGATAGATAGTGATGCTGGCCATGACGACTGGGAAAACGATGCCAAAGAAAGCGATGAACTTTTTCAGGCCGTTGCTGTGGAAGTATGCCCTCCAGTAAACAACGAAGACGAAGACGTTGATCGCCAGCTGAATGACAGCGGCGATCTGGTTTGCTCCCTGGAAAACATGGGAGAAGTTGGCGATCAAGAAGAACGCGAACCCCATGCTTCCGGAGAGAATCATCCAGAACGTACTGTTTTTCACTGCTATTCAACCTCCGAAGTCTGGTGGATTATATTCCTCAAACCTGTAAAAGTCAAGGATTGGGGCGGCTTTTTCTCGGGTATGCGAAAAGAAAAATAGAGAGCCTAATTACCTTTTACTGCATAGAAAAGGAACTGAAGTATAACTTTTGGTTATTCTACAGCCAGTCTCTTTTTCGGCAAACTCACGAATCTCCGTTTCAAACGCTTTTCTTTTGGCCGTCTCTAACTGAGAGTTGGTCAGAGTACGTGTTACGGAGCTTGATATATTCATCAATCGTGTAGGCCCTCTGCCAATCACACTCCAACACATCAACCAAATGGAAAAAATTATTTTCAAGTTTCGCTCTGCGCTCATCAATCTGCTCCCGCGAGCGAAGATCACGGATACCTAAGTATTTTTCATAGATTCCTTTCGCTCTCAGATGGAAAGAATCCAGTTTGGTTTCGATTAACTCTCTATTTTTCCACCAAGAATTACGGGCGGTATCCAGAATTTCGTTGGCGTGAG includes these proteins:
- a CDS encoding YbjQ family protein; the encoded protein is MDKENITTSFELPNKKIVKNFGLVRGITVRSRSIFGTIGGSLQTILGGNITLFTELCEKTRQEAYALMVKHAEEMGANGIVMVRYDANEVMSGVTEVLCYGSAVEVE
- a CDS encoding metallophosphoesterase is translated as MTPEDLSGKKVVIISDLHLGKKFNEIKFAQINSAVSPADKLIINGDLWEGFAYTLEEFLTFDWRKLFGLFKNKEAVYLYGNHDREYKNDSRTNEFSVLTSNEYDFIQNGVTFHVRHGDKLAPTLDMRLPRIAYFYWFYEIAVKIERFCIQNFGKPFLHIYRKDNEKMIAWKNTNLPKEHWLICAHSHLAVVDKENHFANSGIFEPPVATYLVVENGEVSVV
- a CDS encoding DnaJ domain-containing protein — encoded protein: MARDFYEVLGVPRGASDGEIKKAYRSKAHKLHPDKGGDKAAFQEINEAYQVLGDKNKRAQYDQFGHAGARAGAGFGSQSGFGSQAGGFDFSSFSGQGGGGFGSIFEDLFESAFSQVQVQLAVSIPQAVLGDTVRFKTNFGDEIELKIPPGTPEGAAFRFRGKGAQTRRGRGDLTVVIHIEIPKRPSREERDLYEQLRNLQR